One Scomber scombrus chromosome 23, fScoSco1.1, whole genome shotgun sequence genomic window, GGACGaatcagacttcatgtgtctaGACTCAGGACTGAAGACTCGGGTCTATACAAATGTATAGTGCGCAATAATTATGGTTACAGCTCTGACAGATGCCACCTCAATGTCACTGGTAAGATGATTCTGTTAATTAAGTCAATTCAAACTATGTTAAGGGTAGGTATTATATAGTGGAGTACAACATATTTCAAAAAGAGACATCTTCACAGTCACTGAACACATACTAAATTTATGAACCACCATGTTTGACGTGGGTACCTGTTATTACGCTGAGCCGAATAACCTGGTTTATTCGAAATTACCAGACCTCCCAGTGTGTGTATCAGGACAGCTCTATTTCATTAATATATAGAGATGATAGCATATTAATACCTCTTGACACATGCTAGAGTGTGGATGTTTTGGTGAACTGTGTGAAGTTTTGCTGTCTTGATGCTTGTTGGGTCCTCCTCCTGATATCAGATATAAAACACAGGTGTTGTGTCTTCATGCAGGTGTAAAACAGCCACCAGGAGGTCCAGAACAGGAAGCAGCTTCACCTACAGCTGCAATTCTGCTGGTTCTTGCAGTTGCAGCTTTTGGACTTCTAGTATGTGCAGCTCTGGCAGCGTTTGTTTGTAGACTCAAACAACTAGAACGTATGtcctctgtttcctgtttgttttaatggaagatttttgtttgtgtgtgttttgatttgtgtgtgcCGATACTTCATCTGCACTTTCTGCTGTCTCGTGTCAATCATTCAGATGGAGACCAGGATGGACGTTACATTGAGCTCCTGATTGAGACAGATGACGAGGAGGAGTTATTTACTAAGTGAGCTGATTCAACTGAACAAGTTACACCCTCATCCAAACTGTTCCAGATGTGAATGAACATCTGGAACAGTTTGGATGGACTTTCAGATCCTGGCTCACTTCTTACAATCTGGGTCCAAACTGCTGAAAGGAAACAAGACCTCGGGCTCCTCAAGCTCAACCTACCCCTGCTCCTCTCCCCATCTCCTACTTCTGTCTGTAAGATCTTCTTAACAGGCAAAACCCCGCTAGTTCACAAACTTAGTACCAGGGAGACCACTCTCACAAGGTTACATGgtaaatgttaaatggactgtacttatatagcgccccCAGTAAGATACCACCCATATCAAAATCCACTTCTGGCAAGGAAAGTCAcaacaatgtgtgcagacagtgcaggaatattacagcagcagcaagactCCTACACTGACCGTCCACTGTGTACAGTTTACAGAGGTCGATTGTAACGGCAACATGATTTAGAAATTGAAGGCGCTATGCTCGGCCCATCGCAAATCACGTGTTAACATTAACAGCCCTACAAAAATGTCTTTCCATGtattttttgttcatatttttcctCTGCCCACTACATGAGACTAATTGCACATAAACTCTTTGATCCATGAGCTGCTGATCCATTTCCATACTCACTGCATAAGGATATTGAATGAAACTTTCcatgtgctgcttttttttctttccttcttttttttcactgaagTCCCTGTCCTGATCAGTCTAATCAGTGATGCAACTCATTGATCGATGCATCTGTCAGAATCCTGTATCCATGGTTACAGATGTCCTGTTTATGTTGAAGAGGGGTGTTTAGGGCCACAGACCACATACTTTCTGACATGAGAATCAGGGTTTGGGCAGCCCTTCAGCTCCAGCTAAGTGTTTGTAATTCCTATATTCAAATTGGTATGAATGAACAAAAAGTTACACCAGCATATTACACTTCCCATTTTATACCACATATACTAGGGCTCTCAactatgtgtttatatgtttttctttttgttcaccTTTTGTGCTTTCAGAATACAATTTTCTAATACTCCAAAAATCTTAGTTACTATGAAACATAATATTATTGGTGAACTTTGTTGTAAGATGTGATATTATAGCTATTATATCTGACATTTGTAGATATCAGGTtgctaaatattttgtaaaaaaagctaaaaaatgtgCCTCTTCACACTAATGCACTtctgcacttttaaaaaaatgttgtgtttaactttattttatatattctatgttttagctacttttatTATGTACTATTTgtactattttaaaattattttattttctatcttatATTACgttagtttcattttcttttcttttttcttttttttaaacattgttttatgcttcatgtatcattttaatgcaaagcatgtatgaaaagtgttatacaaataaagttattattagtattattattatttaacaatgAATAGTCTTTCCACATGCACAGCTTATAAAGTAAAAGATTTGGAAGGAATCATTTAggtcatattttctttttaattataaacTTACATGTTCAGCTCTTACGATGACTTCAAAAATTTTGAGGAGCCAACGAACATTTTAGTCCACTGAACCACTGCGTTCAGACATTATGTCCATGTTGAAGatcacaataaaacaagatGTTTCCTTTTGTGTCAATAAAGATTGAGACACTGCAAAACCTGtattagattttctttttaaatgtaatactcCTCTCAAACACTAGGGGGAGCGTGGTAGAGGTCAGGCTGGTTACAGGTTATTTAAGCTCATGCCTTGAATCTCAGGTGTTGCTGATGGAGAGATTTACAGTTTATGACTGTGCTCAGATGTACGTTtggctgtatttgttttttacattatgtgtaaaagcttcattaaaagTGACGGGTGATACAGAAAATGGACATTGGTGAGAAAATAAGTCTAGTATATCTGAAGTAATGGAGAGGACTGAATATCATTTCTGAGTACACGTCCAAACCATTAAACCCATTATCAGCCAGTAGCAGCTAAAGTGTAGGATTTAGTTTACTACAGTCTGTGTTgagttaacaaaaaaaaggcaaaaagagCAAATAAGTATTTTGAGTATTTCAACAAATGATTGCAGAAAAACCCTTTTACAACATATCAACGTTGGGTTAAAACACCAGTAACAACAGCAACATTCAAACTTTATCTGttgaacatgtttgttttaaccACCAGACTGCTGCTAGTTTCATTTAATTCACAATGAAAATCCATTCACACTGACCTGAAACATGCTCCACACTTATTTACTATCACAGAAAACTCAAAGTTGCTCTGAAGTGATGCAGTTTAATGATGATTTAGAAAGTCGTTACTGCTCCTTAAAGTCAAGTTTCACTCTTTAGATCTCCACCACAGACTGTTTGTGTCTATGAAC contains:
- the LOC134006310 gene encoding butyrophilin-like protein 2, coding for MICRILLLISLTSCVSGIFVLKVTQTSYQAEENHNITLEWMFTTNPDSSSTSLHIFCELFTDEKVPVLYHVYEGVEVSGSQDEQFAGRVQSDKDALREGRIRLHVSRLRTEDSGLYKCIVRNNYGYSSDRCHLNVTGVKQPPGGPEQEAASPTAAILLVLAVAAFGLLVCAALAAFVCRLKQLEHGDQDGRYIELLIETDDEEELFTK